One window from the genome of Physeter macrocephalus isolate SW-GA unplaced genomic scaffold, ASM283717v5 random_37, whole genome shotgun sequence encodes:
- the RNF40 gene encoding E3 ubiquitin-protein ligase BRE1B isoform X3 — METTVEDLQWDIEKLRKREQKLNKHLAEALEQLNSGYYVSGSSSGFQGGQITLSMQKFEMLNAELEENQELANSRMAELEKLQAELQGAVRTNERLKVALRSLPEEVVRETGEYRMLQAQFSLLYNESLQVKTQLDEARGLLLATKNSHLRHIEHMESDELGLQKKLRTEVIQLEDTLAQVRKEYEMLRIEFEQNLAANEQAGTSPALVSCTLPGPINREMRHLISSLQNHNHQLKGDAQRYKRKLREVQAEIAKLRAQASGSTHSIPTLGHPEDSGLSAPAPGKEEGGPGPVGAPDARKEMASVPVTAVPTSLVKKEDLVPSEEEAQALTPGAQAPSSRGREPEAKPKRELREREGPGLGPPSVASALSRTDREKVKVEEAKRKESELLKGLRAELKKAQESQKEMKLLLDMYKSAPKEQRDKVQLMAAERKAKAEVDELRSRIRELEERDRRESKKIADEDALRRIRQAEEQIEHLQRKLGATKQEEEALLSEMDVTGQAFEDMQEQNGRLLQQLREKDDANFKLMSERIKANQIHKLLREEKDELGEQVLGLKSQVDAQLLTVQKLEEKERALQGSLGGVEKELTLRSQALELNKRKAVEAAQLAEDLKVQLEHVQTRLREIQPCLAESRAAREKESFNLKRAQEDISRLRRKLEKQRKVEVYADADEILQEEIKEYKARLTCPCCNTRKKDAVLTKCFHVFCFECVRGRYEARQRKCPKCNAAFGAHDFHRVYIS; from the exons ATGGAGACGACAGTAGAAGACCTGCAGTGGGACATTGAGAAGTTGCGGAAGCGTGAGCAAAAGCTCAATAAGCACCTAGCGGAGGCCTTGGAGCAG CTCAACTCTGGCTACTATGTATCTGGGAGCTCCTCAGGCTTTCAGGGGGGCCAGATCACACTCAGCATGCAGAAG TTTGAGATGCTGAATGCGGAGTTGGAGGAAAACCAGGAATTGGCCAATAGTCGCATGGCAGAGCTGGAGAAACTGCAGGCCGAACTTCAGGGGGCTGTGCGGACCAATGAGCGCCTCAAG GTAGCCCTGCGGAGCCTTCCTGAGGAGGTGGTACGGGAGACAGGGGAGTACCGAATGCTGCAGGCGCAGTTCTCACTGCTCTACAATGAGTCTCTGCAAGTGAAGACCCAGCTGGACGAGGCCCGTGGGCTGCTGCTGGCCACCAAGAATTCCCACCTGAGGCACATTGAGCACATGGAG AGTGATGAGCTGGGGCTGCAGAAGAAGCTGCGCACAGAGGTTATCCAGCTGGAGGATACGCTGGCCCAGGTACGCAAGGAGTACGAGATGCTGCGCATCGAGTTTGAACAGAACCTGGCGGCCAACGAGCAGGCGG GGACCAGCCCAGCCTTGGTTTCCTGTACTCTTCCAGGGCCCATCAACCGGGAGATGCGCCACCTGATCAGCAGCCTCCAAAACCACAACCACCAGCTAAAGGGGGACGCTCAGCGATACAAGCGGAAGCTGCGGGAAGTGCAGGCTGAGATTGCCAAG CTCCGGGCCCAGGCCAGTGGCTCTACCCACTCCATCCCCACGCTGGGCCACCCAGAGGACTCTGGCCTGAgtgccccagccccagggaaagAAGAGGGTGGGCCAGGCCCTGTTGGTGCTCCTGACGCCAGAAAGGAGATGGCTTCAGTGCCTGTCACTGCCGTTCCTACCTCCTTGGTGAAGAAGGAAGACTTGGTCCCTTCTGAGGAAGAGGCCCAGGCCCTGACCCCCGGGGCCCAGGCCCCCTCCTCCCGGGGCCGAGAACCTGAGGCCAAACCCAAGCGGGAGCTTCGGGAGCGGGAAGGGCCTGGGCTGGGACCCCCATCTGTAGCCTCAGCTCTCTCAAGGACTGATCGGGAGAAGGTCAAGGTGGAGGAGGCCAAGAGGAAGGAGTCAGAGCTCCTCAAAGGTCTCCGAGCAGAGCTCAA GAAGGCCCAGGAAAGTCAGAAGGAGATGAAACTGCTGCTGGACATGTATAAGTCTGCACCCAAGGAGCAGCGGGATAAGGTGCAGCTCATGGCAGCGGAACGCAAGGCCAAGGCTGAG GTCGATGAGCTACGGAGCCGCATCCGGGAATTAGAGGAGAGGGATCGGAGGGAGAGCAAGAAGATCGCGGATGAGGATGCCCTGCGGCGCATTCGTCAGGCAGAGGAGCAGATAGAACACCTGCAACGCAAGTTGGGTGCCACCAAGCAG gaggaggaggctcTGCTCTCAGAGATGGATGTGACAGGCCAGGCTTTTGAGGACATGCAGGAGCAGAATGGGCGGCTGCTACAGCAGTTGCGGGAAAAGGACGATGCCAACTTTAAGCTGATGTCAGAGCGGATCAAGGCCAACCAGATTCATAAGCTACTGCGGGAGGAGAAGGATGAGCTGGGCGAGCAGGTTCTTGGCCTCAAGTCCCAG GTGGATGCCCAGCTGCTGACCGTGCAGAAGCTGGAGGAAAAAGAGCGGGCCTTGCAGGGCAGCCTCGGGGGTGTGGAGAAGGAGCTGACACTGCGCAGCCAGGCCCTGGAGCTCAACAAGAGGAAG GCTGTGGAAGCAGCTCAGCTGGCCGAGGACCTGAAGGTACAGCTGGAGCATGTGCAGACACGGCTGCGAGAGATCCAGCCTTGCCTGGCAGAGAGCCGGGCTGCCCGTGAGAAAGAGAGCTTCAACCTCAAGAGGGCTCAG gagGACATCTCACGGCTGCGGCGCAAGCTGGAGAAGCAGAGGAAGGTGGAGGTTTACGCAGATGCTGATGAAATCCTCCAGGAGGAGATCAAGGAGTACAAG